One stretch of Streptomyces sp. NBC_01142 DNA includes these proteins:
- a CDS encoding antibiotic biosynthesis monooxygenase — protein sequence MTVIVQPDSRPDLTRSGVGVVKVSTWDVGTPERQRGAVEAISQAWQSREWPDVGLVSYTVHIGEDGRTLLHYSQWTGEDAYQEFFRTFRDDRSAEIDAAVPGIERLGIHSYELYRSGSSAGNEDRRIPGSVVIVDVEFDGPDAARQRAWVDGVFEALGTDPHPHPGGISGHFHISLDGRRVLNYAEWASAEAHIEALSAPGNGIGSPTPQWARVQSFPGVTGGGVNRYAPALSLSAGA from the coding sequence ATGACCGTGATCGTGCAGCCCGACTCCCGGCCCGACCTCACCCGTTCCGGCGTCGGTGTCGTCAAGGTGTCCACCTGGGACGTGGGTACGCCCGAGCGACAGCGCGGCGCCGTCGAGGCCATTTCCCAGGCCTGGCAGAGCCGGGAGTGGCCCGACGTCGGGCTTGTCTCGTACACCGTCCACATCGGCGAGGACGGCAGGACCCTTCTGCACTACTCGCAGTGGACCGGCGAGGACGCCTACCAGGAGTTCTTCCGTACGTTCCGGGACGACAGGAGCGCGGAGATCGATGCCGCCGTGCCCGGTATCGAGCGGCTCGGGATCCATTCGTACGAGCTCTACCGCAGCGGCAGCAGCGCCGGCAACGAGGACCGGCGGATCCCCGGCTCCGTCGTGATCGTGGACGTGGAGTTCGACGGGCCGGACGCCGCGCGACAGCGTGCCTGGGTGGACGGCGTCTTCGAGGCGTTGGGGACCGATCCGCACCCCCACCCCGGTGGGATCTCCGGGCACTTCCACATCAGCCTCGACGGGAGGCGGGTGCTCAACTACGCAGAGTGGGCGAGCGCCGAGGCGCACATCGAGGCGCTGTCCGCGCCCGGTAACGGCATCGGATCCCCCACGCCGCAGTGGGCCAGGGTGCAGAGCTTCCCCGGCGTGACCGGAGGGGGCGTGAACCGGTACGCGCCCGCGCTGAGCCTCAGCGCGGGCGCGTGA
- a CDS encoding DUF4232 domain-containing protein, with product MAGVVAGVLSGCGSTTVEEAAAEPVAPRELGVKPDPLTASPGSHPGAQPSPTASPVPAACPASGVVVTNDVVNAAMGHRAVTITLTNCGKRPYQVNGYPQVGALDKDRKPLKLKITHGNAFTDAGRDQRPKPVTLAPGQSVLSVLHWTNRVTSFDAAKPGEYLVVAPAAGREQQILPFTLDMGTAAELDVTAWAVRLAS from the coding sequence ATGGCCGGCGTGGTGGCCGGTGTGCTGAGCGGGTGCGGGAGCACGACGGTCGAGGAGGCGGCGGCGGAGCCTGTCGCACCCCGCGAGCTCGGCGTGAAGCCGGACCCGCTGACCGCATCCCCCGGCAGCCACCCGGGCGCACAGCCGTCACCGACGGCGTCGCCCGTCCCGGCCGCGTGCCCCGCCTCGGGCGTGGTCGTGACGAACGATGTCGTGAACGCGGCGATGGGACATCGCGCCGTGACCATCACGCTGACGAACTGCGGCAAGCGGCCCTACCAGGTCAACGGCTATCCGCAGGTCGGCGCGCTGGACAAGGACCGCAAGCCGCTGAAACTGAAGATCACACACGGGAACGCGTTCACCGACGCGGGCCGGGACCAGCGCCCGAAGCCGGTGACGCTGGCGCCGGGGCAGAGCGTGCTGTCGGTTCTGCACTGGACGAACCGGGTGACCTCGTTCGACGCCGCGAAGCCCGGGGAGTATCTGGTGGTCGCACCGGCCGCGGGCAGGGAGCAGCAGATCCTGCCGTTCACGCTGGACATGGGGACTGCGGCCGAACTGGACGTCACCGCCTGGGCAGTTCGGCTCGCGAGCTGA
- the dapA gene encoding 4-hydroxy-tetrahydrodipicolinate synthase produces MSTSHPLSAPSPFGRALCAMITPFTADGELDSEAAQKLAAHLVGEGCDGLVLNGTTGESPTTSDAEKTALVRAVREAVGERASIVAGVGSADTRHTVELARAAEEAGADGVLVVTPYYSRPPQAAVEAHFRRVADAVGIPLMLYDIPGRTGTRIEPETMLRLAEHPGIVAVKDCAYDLLGATKVIARTSVAYYSGSEEMNLPLYAVGGAGFVSTVANVAPRQLRAVLDAYDAGRVAEAARLNQLTAPLIELMMASGLPGTVTVKALLGGPVREPLQPAGSEATDGLRAAYEELTQS; encoded by the coding sequence ATGAGTACATCCCACCCGCTAAGCGCACCGAGCCCCTTCGGTCGTGCACTCTGCGCGATGATCACGCCCTTCACCGCCGACGGCGAGCTGGACTCCGAGGCGGCACAGAAGCTCGCCGCGCACCTGGTCGGGGAGGGCTGTGACGGGCTGGTGCTCAACGGCACCACCGGCGAGTCCCCCACCACCAGCGACGCCGAGAAGACCGCGCTGGTACGGGCCGTGCGCGAGGCGGTCGGCGAGCGGGCGAGCATCGTCGCGGGCGTGGGCAGCGCGGACACCCGGCATACGGTCGAGCTGGCGCGGGCGGCCGAAGAGGCGGGCGCGGACGGGGTGTTGGTGGTGACGCCGTACTACAGCCGTCCCCCGCAGGCAGCCGTCGAGGCGCACTTCCGACGTGTCGCGGACGCGGTCGGCATCCCGCTGATGCTGTACGACATCCCCGGCCGCACCGGCACCCGCATCGAGCCGGAGACGATGCTGCGGCTGGCCGAACACCCGGGCATCGTGGCCGTCAAGGACTGTGCGTACGACCTGCTCGGCGCGACCAAGGTGATCGCACGCACCTCAGTGGCGTACTACTCGGGCTCCGAGGAGATGAATCTGCCGCTGTACGCGGTGGGCGGCGCGGGCTTCGTCAGCACGGTCGCGAACGTCGCGCCCCGGCAGCTGCGGGCGGTACTCGACGCGTACGACGCGGGCAGGGTCGCCGAGGCCGCCCGTCTCAACCAACTCACCGCCCCGCTGATCGAGTTGATGATGGCGTCGGGGCTGCCCGGCACGGTGACGGTGAAGGCGCTGCTGGGCGGGCCGGTCCGGGAACCGCTGCAGCCCGCCGGCAGCGAGGCGACCGACGGGCTGCGTGCTGCGTACGAGGAGCTGACTCAGTCGTAG
- the dapD gene encoding 2,3,4,5-tetrahydropyridine-2,6-dicarboxylate N-succinyltransferase: protein MTDTTATRTTGAVAAGLATLTADGTVLDTWFPAPELSVEPGPAGTERLTAERAAELLGAGAAKAVGPDPRRGVEVVAVRTVIASLDDKPLDAHDAYLRLHLLSHRLVQPHGQNLDGVFGLLANVAWTSLGPVAVDQVETVRLNARAEGLHLAVTSIDKFPRMTDYVAPKGVRIADADRVRLGAHLAEGTTVMHEGFVNFNAGTLGTSMVEGRISAGVVVGDGSDIGGGASTMGTLSGGGNVRIVIGERCLIGAEAGVGIALGDECVVEAGLYVTAGTRVTMPDGQIVKARELSGASNILFRRNSVTGAVEARPNNAVWGGLNEVLHSHN from the coding sequence ATGACCGACACGACTGCTACTCGCACCACCGGCGCCGTCGCCGCCGGACTCGCCACGCTCACTGCCGACGGCACCGTCCTCGACACCTGGTTCCCCGCCCCCGAGCTCTCCGTCGAGCCCGGCCCCGCCGGTACCGAGCGGCTGACCGCCGAGCGGGCCGCCGAGCTCCTCGGGGCCGGCGCCGCCAAGGCCGTCGGGCCCGACCCGCGCCGCGGGGTCGAGGTCGTCGCGGTCCGTACGGTCATCGCCTCCCTCGACGACAAGCCGCTGGACGCCCACGACGCGTACCTGCGGCTCCACCTGCTCTCCCACCGCCTGGTCCAGCCGCACGGCCAGAACCTGGACGGTGTCTTCGGGCTCCTCGCCAATGTCGCCTGGACGAGCCTCGGCCCGGTGGCCGTGGACCAGGTCGAGACCGTGCGGCTCAATGCCCGCGCCGAGGGCCTGCACCTGGCCGTGACGAGCATCGACAAGTTCCCGCGGATGACGGACTACGTCGCCCCCAAGGGCGTACGCATCGCCGACGCCGACCGCGTCCGCCTCGGCGCGCACCTCGCCGAGGGCACCACCGTCATGCACGAGGGCTTCGTCAACTTCAACGCCGGCACACTCGGCACCTCCATGGTCGAGGGCCGGATCTCCGCGGGCGTCGTCGTCGGCGACGGCTCCGACATCGGTGGCGGCGCCTCCACCATGGGTACCCTCTCCGGCGGCGGCAACGTCCGCATCGTCATCGGCGAGCGCTGCCTGATCGGCGCCGAGGCGGGCGTCGGCATCGCGCTCGGTGACGAGTGCGTCGTCGAGGCCGGGCTGTACGTCACCGCCGGCACCCGGGTCACCATGCCCGACGGGCAGATCGTCAAGGCCCGTGAGCTCTCCGGCGCGAGCAACATCCTCTTCCGCCGCAACTCGGTCACCGGCGCCGTCGAGGCCCGCCCGAACAACGCGGTCTGGGGCGGCCTCAACGAAGTGCTCCACAGCCACAACTGA
- a CDS encoding TetR/AcrR family transcriptional regulator: protein MARRYDPERRQRIIDAAIRVVGAKGIAGLSHRSVAAEADVPLGSTTYHFKTLDELMVAALRQANEGFAAMVRASGALADPDADLAEELARLMGEWISGDRTGVELEYELYLAALRRPALRPVATEWCDLAEILDRRTDPATARALVALMDGICLQVLLTDGVYEAEYAREMLARVIG from the coding sequence ATGGCACGACGGTACGACCCCGAGCGCCGCCAGCGCATCATCGACGCGGCGATCCGGGTGGTCGGGGCCAAGGGCATCGCAGGGCTGAGCCACCGCTCCGTCGCCGCCGAGGCGGATGTGCCGCTCGGCTCGACGACGTACCACTTCAAGACCCTCGACGAGCTGATGGTCGCGGCGCTGCGGCAGGCCAACGAAGGCTTCGCGGCGATGGTGCGGGCCAGCGGTGCGCTCGCCGACCCGGACGCCGATCTCGCCGAGGAGCTCGCCCGGCTGATGGGGGAGTGGATCTCCGGGGACCGTACGGGGGTGGAGCTGGAGTACGAGCTCTATCTGGCGGCCCTGCGCCGGCCCGCGCTGCGGCCGGTCGCCACGGAGTGGTGCGACCTCGCCGAGATCCTGGACCGCCGGACGGATCCCGCCACGGCGAGGGCTCTGGTGGCGCTGATGGACGGGATCTGCTTGCAGGTGCTGCTGACGGACGGGGTGTACGAGGCGGAGTACGCGCGGGAGATGCTGGCGCGCGTTATCGGCTGA
- a CDS encoding multidrug efflux SMR transporter, producing MPYFLLAAAIAAEVAGTTAMKYSDGFSKLWPSLGTAVGYLVAFTLLAQTLKTMSVGTAYAIWAGVGTAAIAAIGMLFLGESVGAAKLAGLVLVIAGVVLLNLGGAH from the coding sequence ATGCCCTACTTTCTGCTGGCCGCGGCGATCGCGGCAGAAGTGGCCGGGACGACGGCCATGAAGTACAGCGACGGCTTCAGTAAGCTGTGGCCCTCGCTCGGGACGGCTGTCGGCTATCTGGTCGCCTTCACCCTGCTCGCGCAGACTCTGAAGACGATGAGCGTGGGCACGGCCTACGCGATCTGGGCGGGCGTGGGCACCGCCGCCATCGCCGCGATCGGGATGCTCTTCCTGGGCGAATCGGTGGGCGCGGCCAAGCTGGCGGGCCTCGTGCTGGTCATTGCCGGGGTCGTACTGCTCAACCTCGGAGGGGCTCACTGA
- a CDS encoding VOC family protein, translating into MAVSLYHIVVDAHDLPALARFWTRVLDWRVLFEAEDEIVIGADEFAMPGMCFVPVGERKSVKNRLHIDLTPDDQAAEVERIIALGARRADVGQAPEATWVVLADPEGNEFCVLRPKKSLIE; encoded by the coding sequence ATGGCCGTTTCGCTGTACCACATCGTTGTGGACGCCCACGATCTCCCGGCGCTCGCCCGCTTCTGGACCCGGGTCCTGGACTGGAGGGTGCTCTTCGAGGCCGAGGACGAGATCGTCATCGGCGCCGACGAGTTCGCCATGCCGGGAATGTGCTTCGTTCCCGTAGGGGAGCGGAAGAGTGTCAAGAACCGGCTGCACATCGACCTCACCCCCGACGACCAGGCCGCCGAGGTCGAGAGGATCATCGCGCTCGGGGCCCGGCGGGCCGACGTCGGGCAGGCGCCGGAGGCGACCTGGGTGGTGCTCGCCGACCCCGAGGGCAATGAGTTCTGTGTGCTGCGGCCGAAGAAGTCGCTGATCGAGTAG
- a CDS encoding metal-sulfur cluster assembly factor produces the protein MSENEMVTTKPASEEEVREALYDVVDPELGIDVVNLGLIYGVHIDDSNVATLDMTLTSAACPLTDVIEDQAKSATEGLVSELKINWVWMPPWGPDKITDDGREQLRALGFNV, from the coding sequence ATGAGTGAGAACGAGATGGTGACGACCAAGCCGGCCTCCGAGGAGGAGGTCCGCGAGGCGCTGTACGACGTCGTCGACCCCGAGCTGGGAATCGACGTGGTCAACCTCGGCCTCATCTACGGCGTCCACATCGACGACTCCAATGTCGCGACGCTGGACATGACGCTGACGTCCGCGGCCTGCCCGCTGACCGACGTCATCGAGGACCAGGCGAAGTCGGCGACGGAGGGCCTCGTCAGTGAGCTGAAGATCAACTGGGTCTGGATGCCACCGTGGGGCCCGGACAAGATCACGGACGACGGACGCGAGCAGCTGCGCGCGCTCGGCTTCAACGTCTAG
- the sufU gene encoding Fe-S cluster assembly sulfur transfer protein SufU: protein MKLDSMYQDVILDHYKHPHGRGLRDGDAEVHHVNPTCGDEITLRVKYDGSRIADISYEGQGCSISQASASVLNELLVGKELAEAQKIQAAFLELMQSKGQIEPDDAMEEVLEDAVAFAGVSKYPARVKCALLSWMAWKDATAQALSEGKTA from the coding sequence GTGAAGCTGGATTCGATGTACCAGGACGTCATCCTGGACCACTACAAGCACCCCCACGGGCGCGGTCTGCGCGACGGGGATGCCGAGGTGCACCACGTCAATCCGACGTGCGGCGACGAGATCACGCTCCGTGTGAAGTACGACGGGTCGCGGATCGCCGACATTTCGTACGAGGGCCAGGGCTGCTCCATCAGCCAGGCCAGCGCGTCCGTGCTGAACGAGCTGCTGGTCGGCAAGGAGCTCGCCGAGGCGCAGAAGATCCAGGCCGCCTTCCTGGAACTGATGCAGTCCAAGGGCCAGATCGAGCCGGACGACGCGATGGAAGAGGTGTTGGAGGACGCGGTCGCGTTCGCCGGTGTCTCGAAGTACCCGGCGCGCGTGAAGTGTGCTCTGCTGAGTTGGATGGCGTGGAAGGACGCGACGGCCCAGGCGCTGTCCGAAGGGAAGACCGCATGA
- a CDS encoding cysteine desulfurase has translation MTVARQGLPGLLDTEAIRKDFPILDRVIHDGKKLVYLDNAATSQTPRQVLDVLSEYYEQHNANVHRGVHVLAEEATALYEGARDKVAAFINAPSRDEVIFTKNASESLNLVANMLGWADEPYRVDRETEIVITEMEHHSNIVPWQLLSQRTGAKLKWFGLTDDGRLDLSNIEEVITEKTKIVSFVLVSNIMGTINPVEAIVRRAQQVGALVLIDASQAAPHMVMDVQALQADFVAFTGHKMCGPTGIGVLWGRQELLEDLPPFLGGGEMIETVSMHSSTYAPAPHKFEAGTPPIAQAVGLGAAVDYLSAIGMDKIAQHEHVLTEYAVKRLLEVPDLRIIGPTTAEDRGAAISFTLGDIHPHDVGQVLDEQGIAVRVGHHCARPVCLRYGIPATTRASFYLYSTPAEVDALIDGLEHVRNFFG, from the coding sequence GTGACAGTGGCCCGACAGGGGCTCCCCGGCCTCCTCGACACCGAGGCGATCCGCAAGGACTTCCCGATCCTGGACCGCGTGATCCACGACGGCAAGAAGCTCGTGTACCTGGACAACGCGGCGACGTCCCAGACGCCGCGCCAGGTGCTCGATGTGCTGAGCGAGTACTACGAACAGCACAATGCCAACGTCCACCGCGGTGTCCATGTGCTCGCCGAGGAGGCCACGGCGCTGTACGAGGGCGCCCGCGACAAGGTCGCCGCCTTCATCAACGCGCCGAGCCGCGACGAGGTGATCTTCACCAAGAACGCCTCCGAGTCGCTCAACCTCGTGGCCAACATGCTCGGCTGGGCCGATGAGCCCTACCGCGTGGACCGCGAAACCGAGATCGTCATCACGGAGATGGAGCACCACTCCAACATCGTCCCGTGGCAGCTGCTCTCGCAGCGCACCGGCGCGAAGCTGAAGTGGTTCGGCCTCACCGACGACGGCCGCCTCGACCTGTCCAACATCGAAGAGGTCATCACCGAGAAGACGAAGATCGTCTCCTTTGTGCTGGTCTCCAACATCATGGGCACCATCAACCCCGTCGAGGCGATCGTCCGGCGCGCGCAGCAGGTCGGCGCGCTGGTGCTCATAGACGCCTCGCAGGCCGCCCCGCACATGGTGATGGACGTGCAGGCGCTGCAGGCCGACTTCGTGGCCTTCACCGGCCACAAGATGTGCGGCCCGACCGGCATCGGCGTGCTGTGGGGCCGGCAGGAGCTCCTTGAGGACCTCCCGCCGTTCCTCGGCGGCGGCGAGATGATCGAGACCGTGTCGATGCACTCGTCGACGTACGCCCCGGCTCCGCACAAGTTCGAGGCCGGTACGCCCCCGATCGCCCAGGCCGTCGGCCTCGGTGCGGCCGTGGACTACCTCTCCGCGATCGGCATGGACAAGATCGCCCAGCATGAGCACGTCCTCACCGAGTACGCGGTGAAGCGGCTGCTCGAGGTCCCGGACCTGCGGATCATCGGCCCGACCACGGCCGAGGACCGCGGCGCCGCGATCTCCTTCACGCTCGGTGACATCCACCCGCACGACGTGGGTCAGGTCCTCGACGAGCAGGGCATCGCGGTCCGGGTCGGCCACCACTGCGCGCGGCCGGTCTGCCTGCGGTACGGAATTCCTGCGACCACGCGAGCGTCGTTCTATCTGTACTCCACGCCGGCAGAGGTCGACGCTCTGATCGACGGGCTGGAGCACGTACGGAACTTCTTCGGCTAG
- the sufC gene encoding Fe-S cluster assembly ATPase SufC, translating to MATLEIRDLHVSVEAENGPREILKGVDLTVKQGETHAIMGPNGSGKSTLAYSIAGHPKYTITSGTVTLDGEDVLEMSVDERARAGMFLAMQYPVEVPGVSVSNFLRTSATAIRGEAPKLRTWVKEVKSAMEQLQMDPAFAERNVNEGFSGGEKKRHEILQLELLKPKIAILDETDSGLDVDALRQVSDGVNRVRETGEVGTLLITHYTRILRYIKPDFVHVFANGRIAESGGAELADKLEAEGYEAYTKGGVSA from the coding sequence ATGGCAACGCTTGAAATCCGCGACCTGCACGTCTCCGTCGAGGCCGAGAACGGCCCCCGGGAGATCCTCAAGGGCGTCGACCTGACCGTGAAGCAGGGCGAGACCCACGCCATCATGGGCCCCAACGGCTCCGGCAAGTCGACCCTCGCGTACTCCATCGCGGGCCACCCCAAGTACACGATTACCAGTGGCACCGTGACCCTGGACGGCGAGGACGTCCTGGAGATGTCCGTCGACGAGCGCGCCCGCGCCGGCATGTTCCTGGCCATGCAGTACCCGGTCGAGGTCCCCGGCGTCTCGGTCTCCAACTTCCTGCGCACCTCCGCCACCGCGATCCGCGGCGAAGCCCCCAAGCTGCGTACCTGGGTGAAGGAGGTCAAGTCCGCCATGGAGCAGCTCCAGATGGACCCGGCCTTCGCCGAGCGCAACGTCAACGAGGGCTTCTCCGGCGGTGAGAAGAAGCGCCACGAGATCCTCCAGCTCGAGCTGCTCAAGCCGAAGATCGCGATCCTCGACGAGACCGACTCCGGCCTGGACGTCGACGCGCTGCGGCAGGTCTCCGACGGCGTCAACCGCGTCCGGGAGACCGGCGAGGTCGGCACCCTCCTGATCACGCACTACACGCGCATCCTGCGCTACATCAAGCCCGACTTCGTTCACGTCTTCGCGAACGGCCGGATCGCCGAGTCCGGCGGCGCCGAGCTCGCCGACAAGCTCGAGGCCGAGGGCTACGAGGCATACACGAAGGGTGGCGTATCCGCGTGA
- a CDS encoding bifunctional 3-phenylpropionate/cinnamic acid dioxygenase ferredoxin subunit has translation MAFVKACALSELEEDTPKRVELDGTPVSLVRTEGEVFAINDICSHANVSLSEGEVEDCSIECWLHGSTFDLRTGKPSGLPATRPVPVYPVQIEGDDVLVSVTQES, from the coding sequence ATGGCCTTCGTCAAAGCCTGTGCGCTGAGCGAGCTCGAGGAGGACACCCCCAAGCGGGTGGAACTCGACGGCACGCCGGTGTCTCTCGTGCGTACCGAGGGTGAGGTGTTCGCGATCAACGACATCTGCTCGCACGCGAATGTCTCGCTGTCGGAGGGCGAGGTGGAGGACTGCTCCATCGAGTGCTGGCTTCATGGTTCCACCTTCGACCTCCGCACCGGCAAGCCGTCCGGCCTTCCCGCGACGCGCCCCGTCCCCGTATACCCCGTACAGATCGAAGGGGACGATGTGCTCGTCTCCGTCACCCAGGAGTCCTGA
- the sufD gene encoding Fe-S cluster assembly protein SufD, producing MAEAQNIPAGSTTAGSIAVAAESTVATRMSAPPSFDVADFPVPHGREEEWRFTPLERLAGLHDGTAVATGSAVKVAIDAPEGVVVETVGRDDARLGRAGTPADRVAAQAYSSFEKASVVTVPKETVLTEPVRIAVHGEGGTAFAHLVIELGAFAEAVVVIDHTGDAVLASNVDYLLGDGAKLTVVSVQDWDDRAVHVSQHNALVGRDATFKSVVVTFGGDLVRLHPRVSYAGTGGEAELLGLYFTDAGQHQEHRLLVDHNAPHCKSNAAYKGALQGQDAHAVWIGDVLIEAKAEGTDTYELNRNLVLTDGARVDSVPNLEIETGEIVGAGHASATGRFDDEQLFYLQSRGIPAEEARRLVVRGFFAELVQQIGLPDVEERLLAKIDAELEASV from the coding sequence ATGGCTGAGGCTCAGAACATTCCGGCGGGATCCACCACTGCCGGTTCGATCGCGGTGGCCGCCGAGTCGACCGTCGCCACCCGTATGAGTGCGCCCCCGTCCTTCGACGTGGCGGACTTCCCGGTCCCGCACGGCCGCGAGGAGGAGTGGCGCTTCACTCCGCTGGAGCGGCTGGCCGGTCTGCACGACGGCACCGCCGTCGCGACCGGCAGCGCCGTCAAGGTCGCGATCGACGCCCCCGAGGGCGTCGTCGTCGAGACCGTCGGCCGTGACGACGCGCGGCTCGGCCGGGCCGGCACCCCCGCGGACCGTGTCGCCGCCCAGGCGTACTCCTCCTTCGAGAAGGCCTCGGTCGTCACCGTCCCCAAGGAGACGGTGCTCACCGAGCCGGTCCGGATCGCCGTGCACGGCGAGGGCGGCACCGCCTTCGCCCATCTGGTCATCGAGCTCGGCGCCTTTGCCGAGGCCGTCGTGGTCATCGACCACACCGGTGACGCGGTGCTCGCCTCCAACGTCGACTACCTGCTGGGCGACGGCGCGAAGCTCACCGTCGTCTCCGTCCAGGACTGGGACGACCGGGCCGTTCATGTCTCCCAGCACAATGCGCTGGTCGGCCGGGACGCAACCTTCAAGTCGGTCGTGGTCACCTTCGGCGGCGATCTCGTACGCCTGCACCCGCGGGTCTCCTACGCGGGCACCGGCGGCGAGGCCGAGCTCCTCGGCCTGTACTTCACCGACGCGGGCCAGCACCAGGAGCACCGCCTCCTGGTCGACCACAACGCTCCGCACTGCAAGTCCAACGCCGCATACAAGGGCGCCCTCCAGGGCCAGGACGCGCACGCGGTGTGGATCGGCGACGTCCTGATCGAGGCCAAGGCCGAGGGCACGGACACGTACGAGCTGAACCGCAACCTCGTCCTCACGGACGGCGCGCGCGTCGACTCCGTACCGAACCTGGAGATCGAGACCGGCGAGATCGTCGGTGCCGGTCACGCCTCGGCCACCGGTCGCTTCGACGACGAGCAGCTCTTCTATCTGCAGTCCCGCGGCATCCCGGCCGAGGAGGCCCGCCGTCTGGTGGTCCGCGGCTTCTTCGCCGAGCTGGTCCAGCAGATCGGGCTTCCCGACGTCGAGGAGCGCCTGCTCGCCAAGATCGACGCGGAGCTGGAGGCGTCTGTCTGA
- the sufB gene encoding Fe-S cluster assembly protein SufB: MTLPTETAHPELEGLGTYEFGWADSDAAGATAKRGLSEDVVRDISSKKNEPEWMLKLRLKGLRLFGKKPMPSWGSDLSGIDFDNIKYFVRSTEKQAESWEDLPEDIKNTYDRLGIPEAEKQRLVAGVAAQYESEVVYHQIREDLEEQGVIFLDTDTALKEHPELFQEYFGTVIPVGDNKFASLNSAVWSGGSFIYVPKGVHVDIPLQAYFRINTENMGQFERTLIIVDEDAYVHYVEGCTAPIYSSDSLHSAVVEIIVKKGGRCRYTTIQNWSNNVYNLVTKRAVAYEGATMEWVDGNIGSKVTMKYPAVYLMGEHAKGETLSIAFAGEGQHQDAGAKMVHMAPNTSSNIVSKSVARGGGRTSYRGLIEIGEGAPGAKSNVLCDALLVDTISRSDTYPYVDVREDDVSMGHEATVSKVSDDQLFYLMSRGMTEFEAMAMIVRGFVEPIAKELPMEYALELNRLIELQMEGSVG, translated from the coding sequence ATGACTCTCCCCACGGAGACTGCCCACCCCGAACTCGAGGGCCTGGGTACGTACGAATTCGGCTGGGCCGACTCCGACGCGGCCGGCGCCACTGCAAAGCGCGGCCTCTCCGAGGATGTCGTCCGCGACATCTCGTCGAAGAAGAACGAGCCGGAATGGATGCTGAAGCTGCGGCTCAAGGGTCTGCGGCTGTTCGGCAAGAAGCCGATGCCGAGCTGGGGCTCCGACCTGTCGGGTATCGACTTCGACAACATCAAGTATTTCGTGCGGTCCACCGAGAAGCAGGCGGAGTCCTGGGAGGATCTGCCCGAGGACATCAAGAACACGTACGACAGGCTCGGCATCCCGGAGGCGGAGAAGCAGCGTCTCGTTGCCGGTGTCGCCGCGCAGTACGAGTCGGAGGTCGTCTACCACCAGATCCGTGAGGACCTGGAGGAGCAGGGCGTCATCTTCCTCGACACGGACACCGCGCTGAAGGAGCACCCGGAGCTCTTCCAGGAGTACTTCGGCACCGTCATCCCCGTCGGCGACAACAAGTTCGCGTCGCTGAACTCCGCCGTATGGTCCGGCGGATCGTTCATCTACGTTCCCAAGGGTGTCCACGTCGACATCCCGCTGCAGGCCTACTTCCGTATCAACACGGAGAACATGGGCCAGTTCGAGCGGACGCTGATCATCGTGGACGAGGACGCCTACGTCCACTACGTCGAGGGCTGCACCGCCCCGATCTACTCCTCGGACTCGCTGCACAGCGCCGTCGTCGAGATCATCGTCAAGAAGGGCGGCCGCTGCCGCTACACGACGATCCAGAACTGGTCGAACAACGTCTACAACCTGGTCACCAAGCGCGCCGTGGCGTACGAGGGCGCGACCATGGAGTGGGTCGACGGCAACATCGGCTCCAAGGTGACGATGAAGTACCCGGCCGTCTACCTGATGGGCGAGCACGCCAAGGGCGAGACCCTGTCCATCGCCTTCGCGGGCGAGGGCCAGCACCAGGACGCCGGCGCCAAGATGGTCCACATGGCACCGAACACCTCCTCGAACATCGTCTCCAAGTCGGTGGCGCGAGGCGGTGGCCGTACGTCCTACCGCGGTCTGATCGAGATCGGTGAGGGTGCGCCGGGCGCGAAGTCCAATGTGCTCTGTGACGCGCTGCTGGTCGACACGATCTCGCGGTCCGACACCTACCCGTACGTCGACGTCCGTGAGGACGACGTGTCCATGGGCCACGAGGCGACCGTCTCCAAGGTCTCCGACGACCAGCTCTTCTACCTGATGAGCCGCGGTATGACGGAGTTCGAGGCGATGGCGATGATCGTGCGCGGCTTCGTCGAGCCGATCGCCAAGGAACTGCCCATGGAGTACGCGCTGGAGCTCAACCGGCTGATCGAGCTGCAGATGGAGGGCTCGGTGGGCTGA